One part of the Bdellovibrio sp. KM01 genome encodes these proteins:
- a CDS encoding alpha/beta hydrolase produces the protein MDYTELAKSEFPFEGEFFLSKNKRYNELIFFVHFYEGSKRELIRHIKMVNEFGFDAFAFQLNGTAKDLFKRLPITADGAMGVKHVYAAQIEKLLNAIPGNKIVYAFSNPSASAIEAMAKRHCVDTVALICDSGPTARFLPSVWKLLRNYRFPFPFGGLKLPATAALGVFWSLHFHKDTHEQLEKFPENFPILSIRGWKDKLIPPAHIDEIFEPHHKLNWSKLNLPEAEHLTGLRDFRGEYAPSVDAFLKRVATPIIKSI, from the coding sequence ATGGATTATACAGAACTCGCGAAATCAGAATTTCCGTTTGAAGGAGAGTTTTTTCTCTCTAAAAACAAACGCTACAATGAATTGATATTCTTCGTGCATTTTTACGAAGGCTCCAAGCGCGAGCTGATCCGTCATATCAAGATGGTGAATGAATTTGGCTTTGATGCATTTGCATTCCAACTGAACGGCACCGCCAAGGATCTTTTTAAACGTCTGCCGATAACTGCAGATGGTGCGATGGGTGTAAAGCACGTCTATGCCGCACAAATTGAAAAACTGCTAAATGCAATTCCCGGTAACAAAATAGTTTACGCTTTCTCGAATCCCTCAGCTTCGGCCATCGAAGCGATGGCGAAACGTCATTGCGTTGATACTGTTGCCTTAATTTGCGACAGCGGTCCAACTGCACGCTTTCTTCCTTCGGTGTGGAAACTCTTGCGAAACTACAGATTTCCATTTCCATTCGGCGGATTGAAACTTCCTGCGACGGCAGCACTGGGAGTGTTTTGGTCTTTGCATTTTCACAAAGATACTCACGAACAACTCGAAAAATTTCCTGAGAACTTTCCCATCCTGTCAATTCGCGGATGGAAGGATAAATTGATTCCTCCAGCGCACATAGACGAAATTTTCGAGCCGCATCACAAATTGAATTGGTCCAAACTCAATTTACCAGAGGCTGAGCATCTTACTGGACTGCGTGATTTTCGCGGTGAGTATGCGCCCAGTGTCGACGCATTTCTGAAGCGCGTGGCCACACCGATTATTAAATCCATTTAA
- a CDS encoding recA protein, with product MSAVALPALSDIQFVSADQLQPPPGVPTGVSTLDDFLLWKGIPKGDLSLFQGSPGTGATSLWVSMTQKAHEDNKWVAWVNGGTQLLPAHLTSRKINLKKLLVVKEPKEAEQLFWVLQELVTSSLFEVIGCELKEMFFKNHQLQKLKKLCRFHKVALIFVCHKVSKFVNPLFSLIIQFQRDFITIQRALHRPTPFTVAGSMVYANFVHQFKNTARKLLS from the coding sequence ATGAGTGCCGTCGCCCTTCCCGCTTTGTCTGACATTCAGTTTGTTTCCGCAGATCAACTGCAACCACCTCCCGGGGTTCCCACGGGAGTGAGTACCTTAGATGACTTCCTTTTATGGAAGGGAATTCCTAAGGGAGACTTAAGCCTCTTTCAAGGAAGCCCGGGGACAGGCGCAACCTCTTTGTGGGTGAGCATGACCCAAAAAGCCCACGAAGATAACAAGTGGGTCGCCTGGGTGAATGGCGGAACGCAATTGCTGCCCGCGCACCTGACCAGCAGAAAGATCAACTTAAAAAAATTGTTGGTCGTGAAAGAACCCAAAGAAGCGGAACAACTTTTCTGGGTTTTACAAGAGCTGGTGACGAGCTCTTTGTTTGAAGTGATTGGTTGTGAGTTGAAAGAAATGTTTTTCAAGAATCACCAACTGCAAAAACTCAAAAAACTTTGTCGCTTTCATAAGGTGGCTTTGATTTTTGTCTGTCACAAGGTGAGTAAGTTTGTGAATCCGCTCTTCAGTCTGATTATTCAGTTCCAAAGAGACTTCATCACGATTCAACGAGCTCTTCACCGTCCAACACCGTTTACTGTCGCAGGGAGTATGGTTTATGCGAACTTTGTGCATCAATTTAAAAACACAGCAAGAAAGCTCCTCAGCTGA